TGGAGCGCGCCTTCACCGCCCAGCAGCGCTTCGTCGCGAACGCCTCGCACGAGCTGCGGACCCCGCTCGCGATCAACCGCACCCTCCTGGAGGTGCACCTCTCCGACCCGGGCGCGCCGGTGGAGCTCCAGCAGCTCGGCAAGACGCTGCTCGCCACCAACGAGCGCAGCGAACAGCTCGTCGAGGGTCTGCTGCTGCTCGCCCGGAGCGACAACCAGATCATCGAGCGCAAGCCCGTGGACCTCGCCGAGGTCGCCTCGCGCGGCGTCGACCAGGTCCACGCCGAGGCGGCGGCCAAGGGCGTCGAGCTGCGGGCCGAGTGCGCGCCGGCGGTCGTGCAGGGCAACGGCGTCCTGCTCGAACGGATCGCGCTGAACCTGGTCCAGAACGCCGTCCGGTACAACGTGGCGGAGGGAGGCTGGGTGGAGGTGACGACCGCGGCCGAGCACGGTCAGGCGGTCCTGACCGTGTCGAACACGGGTCCCGTGGTCCCCGCGTACGAGATCGACAATCTTTTCGAGCCGTTCCGGCGGCTCCGGCAGGAGCGGACCGGCAGCGACAAGGGCGTCGGCCTCGGCCTGTCGATCGCGCGGTCCGTGGCCCGTGCCCACGGGGGCCGTATCATCGCGGAGCCCCGCGAGGGCGGTGGTCTCGTGATGCGCGTCACTCTGCCGATCTGACACACTGCACGAGCCGACCCGGTTCCGTTCGCTTTGCGCGGAATTCCGTGGGCCCGATTCTGAGACGCTCATGTGTGATCGATCACAGGAGAGGGTGTCCGGACATCCACTCTCCGTAACGGAGAAATCCCCGTGAAAACCCGGAAAAGTCCGGGTTTCCCGGGCCTGGATTGACGGGAAGTACACGGGGTGGCGCCTGCAAGGGTCGCCCGTAGGACCGTGTACGGTCCGGTTCGCCACCCGAAGCCGATCACTCGCGAGAGGACGGAACGGGTGTCGATTGAGTAACAGACCTTGATGTGAGGCAAAATCTCCGCCTCAGGTCGGGCACAAGTCCGACCTCTCACGCGTTACGTGCGCTGGAGACACCGCAACCACCCAGAGGGGGAGAGCGACATGGCAACGGATTACGACACCCCACGCAAGACCGATGACGACGTCGATTCGGACAGCCTTGAGGAACTGAAGGCCCGCCGGAACGACAAGTCGACCTCGACCGTCGA
This sequence is a window from Streptomyces sp. NBC_00691. Protein-coding genes within it:
- a CDS encoding sensor histidine kinase — encoded protein: MPTTSVPHPHAPPKPAWDPRDPVRPLLRPTIRIRLTLLYGGMFLIAGILLLSIIYLFTAQALTHSVSELPFKVVEGKVQPTTSWCELPAQGTGEQLNQAVSVCLRYQSDQALDDLLRRSLFALLGLSIIAFAFGYAMAGRVLSPLGRITRTARQVAGSDLSRRIELDGPDDELKELADTFDEMLDRLERAFTAQQRFVANASHELRTPLAINRTLLEVHLSDPGAPVELQQLGKTLLATNERSEQLVEGLLLLARSDNQIIERKPVDLAEVASRGVDQVHAEAAAKGVELRAECAPAVVQGNGVLLERIALNLVQNAVRYNVAEGGWVEVTTAAEHGQAVLTVSNTGPVVPAYEIDNLFEPFRRLRQERTGSDKGVGLGLSIARSVARAHGGRIIAEPREGGGLVMRVTLPI